The genome window ATCGTGGGGCGCAGCGAGGGCTGGATCGAGCGCGTCGGACATGGAAGCGCGATGGCCAAGAAGCGCGCGAAGACGATCGGGCAGATCTTCCGCAGCCTGATCACGGTGTTGGTGGTCGGCGGTGTGGTCCTGTACGGGCTCAGCGTTCTTGGATGGGACGTGCGTCCTCTGCTGGCGACCGCCGGGATCGCCGGCGTCGCGCTCGGCTTCGGGGCTCAGTCACTGGTGAGGGACGTGATCGCGGGGATCTTCATCATCGCCGAGGACCAGTTCGGAGTCGGTGACCTCATCGAGGTCAACGGCAAGGCGGCGACCGTCGAGGGGCTGACCGTGCGCTGTGCAACCCTGCGCGACTTCAACGGCTTCCTTCACTTCGTGCCGAACGGCGAGATGAAGATCGTGGTCAATCGCAGCCGCGGTTGGAACCGCCTGGCGGTCGATGTGCCGATCGCCCACGACGAGGATCTGGAGCGCGCGCTCGAGGTGTGCCGGCGCGTGGCTGCCGCGATGAGCGCGGAGGGTGCCTGGCGTGCCAAGCTTCTCGACGACGTCCAGGTGTGGGGCGTGGACTCCTTGAGCCCGACCGAGATGCTGATCCGGCTCGTGGTGCGCGCTGAGCCCGGACCCGACGTGCACGAAGCCGCGCGTGAGCTGCGCCGGCGCCTGCACGGCGCGCTGGCCGAAAGCGAAGTGCGCCTGACCGCGCAGCGCGAGATCCTGATCAGCCCTTCGGACGCAGCACAGGTGCGGCGCCAGGGCATTTCACCCGACGCGCGAGCTTCGTAGGGAGAGAGAAGGCCGATGGGATTGCGGATCTACGACACGCTGACTGGAGAGAAGCGGGAGTTCACGCCGATCACGCCCGGCCGCGTCGGCATGTACGTGTGCGGGATGACGGTCCAGGACAAGCCGCATGTGGGCCACATCCGCGCGTCGCTGTCGGGCGAGCTGATGCGACGCTACTTCGAGCATCTGGGTTTCGAAGTCACGTACGTCTACAACTTCACCGACGTCGACGACAAGATCATCGAGAAGGCCAACAAGGAAGGCGTGGAGTTCGACACGGTGAGCGAGCGCAACATCGATGCCTATCTCCGCTACGCGGACCTCCACAACATTCTGCGAGCCACGGTCTATCCACGGGCCACGCGTCACATCGGCGAGATCCTCGCGCTGATCCAGAAGCTGTTCGACCGGGGCATGGCCTACGCCGCCGGCGGCGACGTGTACTACGAGGTTCGCAAGAAGCCGGACTACGGAAAGCTCTCGGGCCGGAACGTGGACGACATGCGAGCGGGTGCGCGCATCGAGGTCGGCGAGCACAAGCGCGACCCGCTCGACTTCGTCCTGTGGAAGGGCGCCAAGCCCGACGAGCCCGCGTGGGACAGCCCTTGGGGGCGCGGTCGTCCGGGATGGCACATCGAGTGCTCGGCGATGAGCATGAAGTACCTGGGTGAGACCTTCGACATTCACGGCGGAGGCCAGGACCTGATCTTTCCTCATCACGAGAACGAGATCGCCCAGT of Candidatus Eisenbacteria bacterium contains these proteins:
- a CDS encoding mechanosensitive ion channel domain-containing protein gives rise to the protein MNVAWMLITRLIPETERLLDIGLRLGIAIVFGFLVQRVLFLIVGRSEGWIERVGHGSAMAKKRAKTIGQIFRSLITVLVVGGVVLYGLSVLGWDVRPLLATAGIAGVALGFGAQSLVRDVIAGIFIIAEDQFGVGDLIEVNGKAATVEGLTVRCATLRDFNGFLHFVPNGEMKIVVNRSRGWNRLAVDVPIAHDEDLERALEVCRRVAAAMSAEGAWRAKLLDDVQVWGVDSLSPTEMLIRLVVRAEPGPDVHEAARELRRRLHGALAESEVRLTAQREILISPSDAAQVRRQGISPDARAS
- the cysS gene encoding cysteine--tRNA ligase, whose product is MGLRIYDTLTGEKREFTPITPGRVGMYVCGMTVQDKPHVGHIRASLSGELMRRYFEHLGFEVTYVYNFTDVDDKIIEKANKEGVEFDTVSERNIDAYLRYADLHNILRATVYPRATRHIGEILALIQKLFDRGMAYAAGGDVYYEVRKKPDYGKLSGRNVDDMRAGARIEVGEHKRDPLDFVLWKGAKPDEPAWDSPWGRGRPGWHIECSAMSMKYLGETFDIHGGGQDLIFPHHENEIAQSEGANGKPLASFWTENGMVNLTGEKMSKSTGLLFYAEDIAARHDPEVVRYYLLSTHYRSPIEFSEERLAEAGVAYQRLRGPLERAEVWSTAGGSGDLGGGLKHAHEEAERLFRESMDDDFNSAKALGHLFDFAREVNRAFDEGADSEARAAARRLFALGQILGLFWKPPAAETWSPDVLQLVEARESARKARNWKEADELRGRLLEKGVLVEDSSSGPRLKRRS